A window from Planctomycetia bacterium encodes these proteins:
- a CDS encoding glycerophosphodiester phosphodiesterase, giving the protein MSIDTANAAHAPLLSVDELLRLPKTLVIAHRGLPEAAPENSLPGFAAALDHKPDFVELDYRHSSDGVLTVIHDEKLDRTTNSRTRFGQDGTPIGRKTAAELRELDAGTWFSPKFAGTRLPTLSEAIDLVCPKAGLMIERKDGDAAALVKLLNEKKVLDRVIVQAFDWSFIAEVRKLEPNLPTGLLGERELDAEKLAKIREIAPRVIGWNQRDLDAAGIRAAHELGVKVWSWTVNEPARARELVAAGLDGLITNRADAARAWLAEK; this is encoded by the coding sequence GCTCCGCTTCTTTCGGTCGACGAACTGTTGCGCCTGCCGAAGACGCTCGTCATCGCCCATCGCGGGTTGCCGGAAGCCGCGCCGGAGAATTCGCTCCCCGGTTTTGCAGCGGCGCTCGATCACAAGCCCGACTTCGTCGAGCTCGATTATCGTCATTCGTCCGACGGCGTTCTCACGGTCATTCACGACGAGAAACTCGACCGGACGACGAACTCCCGCACTCGCTTCGGCCAAGACGGAACGCCGATCGGCCGGAAGACGGCGGCCGAGCTGCGCGAGCTCGATGCGGGCACATGGTTCTCCCCGAAGTTCGCCGGCACGCGATTGCCGACGCTGAGCGAAGCGATCGACTTGGTCTGCCCGAAGGCGGGCCTGATGATCGAGCGGAAAGACGGTGATGCCGCGGCGCTCGTGAAGCTGTTGAACGAGAAGAAAGTATTGGATCGAGTGATCGTGCAGGCGTTCGACTGGTCGTTCATCGCCGAGGTGCGCAAGCTCGAGCCGAACCTGCCGACCGGCCTGTTGGGAGAACGGGAACTCGATGCGGAGAAGCTCGCGAAAATTCGCGAGATCGCCCCGCGCGTGATCGGCTGGAACCAGCGCGACCTCGACGCGGCAGGGATTCGCGCCGCACATGAGCTCGGCGTGAAGGTCTGGAGTTGGACGGTTAACGAACCGGCCCGCGCCCGCGAACTCGTCGCTGCCGGCCTCGACGGCCTGATCACGAACCGCGCCGACGCGGCCCGCGCTTGGCTCGCCGAGAAGTAG